One Proteinivorax tanatarense DNA segment encodes these proteins:
- a CDS encoding SPOCS domain-containing protein, with translation MESKSSDVAVINESICLNQVIGEETNQISLDEETSLSNSLEKIIYVEIIVPQHKIEVNVLNDKVSIEGKLTRIVYGISLEGEFAEEVLPEQHFSHFIHLQGIKPTDSALVDVNVGDYKGRLKGNDVLQEEVNLDIFVKVTAAKSVDVFKDIGEDINQTKELTRLQNLVEQKELEVPAEVDVGFEQKVLEIIETETKVIPQSFKVADNKGEIEATILYRIAYKTEDDKISEVKGREEFNKKLDLSNVDSSMEMWADLKVTQVENQLNDTKLQVTQTITINCNVKVFEISQMELVTEAEGVDTYDDQHTIENVVCQERESIKSQQSAEFSISVDKIERITTNCKIKENKVLDDKVSLNLSVIHLVHYKDEDGKKHLLKVTGEEVNHFIYIAGVTEDMKALVKTDISDVKIELTPDSMAATISCHVNVLAKILHNEQLALVTDVNVLKDKNHDASVIIYSVQDGDTLFKIAKRFGVRQKRIISTNKEYIKDPSHLEIGQKIIIPCN, from the coding sequence ATGGAATCAAAGAGCAGTGATGTAGCAGTCATAAATGAAAGCATTTGCTTAAATCAAGTTATTGGGGAAGAAACAAATCAAATTAGCTTAGATGAAGAAACTAGTTTAAGTAATTCATTAGAAAAAATAATATATGTAGAAATAATTGTTCCACAACATAAAATAGAAGTTAACGTTTTAAATGATAAAGTTTCTATAGAAGGAAAGTTAACCAGAATAGTTTATGGAATATCTTTAGAGGGAGAATTTGCAGAAGAAGTATTACCAGAACAGCACTTTTCACACTTTATTCATTTGCAAGGAATAAAGCCGACAGATAGCGCATTAGTGGATGTTAATGTGGGAGATTATAAGGGTAGGCTTAAAGGAAATGATGTGTTACAAGAAGAGGTAAATCTAGATATTTTTGTTAAGGTTACAGCAGCTAAATCTGTAGATGTTTTTAAAGATATCGGTGAAGATATTAATCAAACAAAAGAACTTACGAGGCTTCAAAACCTAGTTGAACAAAAGGAACTTGAGGTTCCTGCGGAAGTTGACGTGGGTTTTGAGCAAAAGGTATTAGAGATTATAGAAACTGAAACAAAAGTTATACCTCAAAGTTTTAAAGTCGCTGATAACAAGGGAGAAATAGAAGCTACAATACTATATAGAATTGCATACAAAACAGAAGATGATAAAATTAGTGAAGTTAAAGGCAGGGAAGAGTTTAATAAAAAGTTAGATCTATCCAATGTAGACTCTTCTATGGAAATGTGGGCAGACTTAAAAGTTACACAGGTGGAGAACCAGCTTAATGATACAAAGTTGCAAGTTACTCAAACCATAACCATAAACTGCAATGTTAAGGTTTTTGAAATTAGTCAAATGGAGTTGGTAACAGAAGCAGAAGGGGTAGACACCTATGACGATCAACATACAATAGAAAATGTTGTTTGCCAAGAACGGGAAAGCATTAAGTCCCAACAAAGCGCTGAATTTTCCATTTCCGTTGATAAGATAGAAAGAATTACTACCAATTGCAAAATAAAAGAAAACAAAGTTTTAGATGACAAGGTATCCTTAAACTTATCTGTTATTCATTTAGTGCATTATAAAGATGAAGATGGCAAAAAACACTTGTTAAAAGTGACAGGCGAAGAAGTTAATCACTTTATATATATAGCTGGGGTTACAGAAGACATGAAAGCATTAGTTAAAACTGATATATCCGATGTTAAAATTGAATTAACCCCTGATTCTATGGCTGCAACCATATCTTGCCATGTTAATGTTTTAGCCAAAATTTTGCATAATGAGCAGTTAGCGCTGGTAACAGATGTTAATGTTTTAAAAGATAAAAATCATGATGCTTCTGTTATTATATATTCAGTACAAGATGGAGATACATTATTTAAAATAGCAAAGAGGTTTGGCGTTAGACAAAAGAGAATAATAAGCACAAACAAAGAATATATAAAAGATCCTAGTCATTTAGAGATAGGACAAAAGATAATTATTCCATGTAATTAA
- a CDS encoding vitamin B12-dependent ribonucleotide reductase: MNLSANAITVLEKRYLSKKGTKVVETPQDMFRRVAKNIAQVEKDFGGDKKTQKIMEDRFYDLMTSLDFLPNSPTLMNAGKELQQLAACFVLPVEDSMDSIFETIKNAALIHKSGGGTGFSFSRLRPTNDRVLSTGGIASGPISFMKVFNSATEVVKQGGTRRGANMAILKVDHPDILEFITSKQNNEELTNFNISVGLTEEFMDAVMDGAEYPLVNPRDNKVVEKVSARKVFNMIVESAHKNGEPGIVFLDRINDENPTPNYGEIESTNPCGEQPLLPYEACNLGSINLSNMVENGQINFEKLKKTVEISIRFLDNTLQASNYPLKKIQDMVLTNRKVGLGVMGFADCLIKLEIPYNSDKAINTAEKIMEFIQHHSKIYSQELAEQRGSFAGFDESVYPQKGIYMMRNATTTTIAPTGSISIIANASSGVEPLFAVCYKRNVLDNESLVEVHPLFEQIAKSRGFYSEELMEKIAQQGSVKGLKEVPEDIQKLFVTAHEIEPRRHIEIQSAFQRHTDNAVSKTVNFKAEATKEDIAEVFLESYKLKCKGVTVYRDGSRDAQVLTVGDNDKDKDKFNNNQSVQPRSRPQITYGTTVKKKIGCGNLYISVNSDQYGICEVFTNTGRQGGCSSQSEATSRLVSIALRAGLDKDTLVEQLKGIRCPACIRRKGIEVTSCPDAIAKAISSMQGTINDHKPIEEVTVGIEEKILNKCPECGKKVRFESGCNVCPHCGYSKCG; this comes from the coding sequence ATAAATCTTAGTGCTAATGCTATTACTGTTCTAGAAAAAAGATATCTTTCTAAGAAAGGAACAAAAGTTGTAGAAACACCTCAGGATATGTTTAGAAGAGTTGCAAAAAACATAGCTCAGGTAGAAAAAGATTTTGGCGGGGATAAAAAAACACAAAAAATTATGGAAGATAGGTTTTATGATTTGATGACCTCCTTAGATTTTTTACCTAATTCTCCTACATTAATGAATGCGGGGAAAGAACTACAACAACTGGCAGCTTGTTTTGTGCTACCGGTGGAAGATTCTATGGATAGCATTTTTGAGACAATTAAAAATGCTGCGTTAATACATAAAAGTGGTGGTGGGACAGGCTTCTCCTTTTCTAGACTTCGTCCTACCAATGACAGAGTGTTATCAACAGGAGGTATAGCCAGTGGTCCTATATCGTTTATGAAGGTTTTTAACTCTGCTACAGAAGTAGTGAAACAAGGTGGGACAAGAAGAGGAGCAAATATGGCAATATTGAAGGTGGACCATCCTGATATATTAGAATTTATAACTTCCAAGCAAAACAATGAAGAACTTACTAATTTTAATATTTCTGTAGGTCTGACAGAAGAATTTATGGATGCTGTAATGGATGGTGCAGAATATCCCTTGGTAAATCCACGGGATAATAAAGTTGTAGAGAAGGTTTCGGCGAGAAAAGTTTTTAATATGATAGTAGAATCAGCACACAAAAATGGAGAACCGGGAATTGTTTTTCTTGACAGGATAAATGATGAAAATCCAACACCAAACTATGGGGAGATAGAAAGTACAAATCCTTGTGGAGAACAACCTTTGTTACCATATGAAGCTTGTAATCTTGGGTCTATAAATCTTTCGAACATGGTTGAAAATGGTCAGATCAATTTTGAAAAGCTTAAAAAAACAGTAGAAATATCAATTAGATTTTTAGATAATACACTACAAGCTAGTAATTATCCATTAAAAAAGATACAAGACATGGTTCTAACGAACAGAAAAGTTGGGCTAGGTGTAATGGGTTTTGCAGATTGTTTAATAAAACTTGAAATACCATATAATAGTGACAAAGCTATCAACACAGCTGAAAAAATTATGGAGTTTATACAACATCATTCAAAAATATATTCACAAGAATTAGCAGAACAGCGAGGCTCTTTTGCTGGATTTGATGAATCTGTTTACCCTCAAAAAGGCATTTATATGATGAGAAATGCTACAACCACTACTATCGCTCCCACAGGGAGTATAAGTATAATTGCAAATGCATCAAGTGGAGTGGAGCCGCTATTTGCAGTATGTTACAAAAGAAACGTGTTAGATAATGAAAGCTTAGTTGAGGTCCACCCCTTATTTGAGCAGATTGCAAAAAGTAGAGGTTTTTATAGCGAGGAGTTAATGGAGAAAATTGCACAACAAGGTTCAGTTAAAGGTTTGAAAGAAGTGCCAGAGGATATACAGAAGCTTTTTGTAACTGCTCATGAAATAGAACCTCGTAGACATATTGAAATTCAAAGTGCTTTTCAACGACATACTGACAATGCTGTTTCTAAAACTGTAAATTTTAAAGCAGAAGCAACAAAAGAAGATATCGCAGAGGTGTTTCTGGAAAGTTATAAGCTTAAATGCAAAGGGGTAACAGTATATAGAGACGGAAGTAGAGACGCCCAGGTGTTGACAGTTGGAGATAATGATAAAGACAAGGATAAGTTTAACAACAATCAAAGTGTTCAGCCTAGATCGCGCCCTCAAATAACTTATGGGACAACAGTAAAAAAGAAAATTGGATGTGGAAATCTGTATATTAGTGTAAACTCTGATCAGTATGGCATATGTGAAGTATTTACAAATACAGGGCGTCAAGGGGGCTGTTCATCTCAATCAGAAGCTACCAGCAGATTAGTATCTATTGCTTTGAGAGCAGGACTAGATAAAGATACTCTTGTAGAGCAGCTTAAGGGTATAAGGTGTCCTGCATGTATAAGAAGGAAAGGCATAGAAGTTACTTCGTGTCCTGATGCAATTGCTAAGGCCATATCTAGTATGCAGGGAACTATAAATGACCATAAGCCAATTGAAGAAGTAACAGTAGGGATTGAAGAAAAAATACTAAATAAATGTCCCGAGTGCGGGAAAAAAGTTAGATTTGAAAGTGGATGTAATGTATGCCCTCATTGTGGGTATTCTAAATGTGGTTAA
- a CDS encoding cyanophycinase, translated as MEKIEGNLLIIGGAEDKEKDCTILREFVKLAGSGEAKIVIMPTAADQPEAVGKLYNSLFKDLGVRDVEVLKIESRYDAFSKVAQKTIEEATGVFFTGGDQLKITSLLGGTPVDFSLQRAYKSGVVIAGTSAGAAAMSATMIIGGNSDSSPQMGILNMAPGMALFNQVVIDQHFAQRGRLGRLISAVAQNPYILGIGIDEDTAILVDAQANLKVIGSQTVTIVDGYNSSYTNVSELRPKQALAITDAVVHILPNGYRFDLKNRKPVTD; from the coding sequence TTGGAAAAAATAGAAGGCAATTTATTAATAATAGGAGGTGCAGAAGATAAAGAAAAAGATTGCACCATACTTAGGGAATTTGTTAAGTTAGCTGGCAGTGGAGAAGCTAAAATAGTTATTATGCCTACTGCAGCGGATCAGCCAGAAGCTGTGGGAAAACTTTATAATAGTCTATTTAAAGACTTAGGAGTTAGAGATGTAGAGGTTCTAAAAATAGAAAGCAGGTATGATGCCTTTAGTAAAGTTGCCCAAAAAACTATTGAAGAGGCTACAGGTGTATTTTTTACAGGAGGAGATCAGTTAAAAATCACATCATTGTTAGGAGGAACACCTGTTGACTTTAGTTTGCAAAGGGCTTATAAAAGTGGAGTTGTTATTGCTGGAACCAGTGCTGGGGCGGCAGCTATGAGTGCTACTATGATAATTGGAGGAAATTCAGACTCTTCTCCTCAGATGGGAATATTAAATATGGCTCCAGGCATGGCTTTATTTAACCAAGTTGTGATTGATCAGCATTTTGCTCAACGAGGTAGGTTAGGGCGACTTATATCAGCAGTTGCTCAAAATCCCTATATCTTAGGAATTGGTATCGATGAAGACACAGCTATATTAGTTGATGCTCAAGCGAATCTAAAGGTTATAGGTTCACAAACTGTCACAATAGTAGATGGTTATAATTCATCGTATACTAATGTTTCTGAACTTAGACCAAAGCAGGCTTTAGCAATTACAGATGCTGTTGTACACATATTGCCAAATGGATATAGATTTGATCTTAAAAACAGAAAGCCTGTCACTGATTAG
- the cphA gene encoding cyanophycin synthetase — MEILELKEFPGRNIYCHRPIVRMTLDLGRYNEVESKEIPHFNRSLKKVLPEIVKHGCGIAEVNGFGIRLEEGTYFGHIIEHIAIELQNLIGYEVNYGKTRLFKKPSQYHVIAECKNTNVGRESLKIAVEMTQTMLENEETNTEFWLEKMEKVKSNYGLGPSTESIVIAAQQRSIPVKRLDEDSSMLQLGLGKYLKRVEATITGETSCVAVDIASDKTLTKKILEKSGIPVPRGKIACNEDEAVHMAEEIGTPVVLKPCDGNQGKGVALGLSTETEIRSAYKVAENYSSKVIVEKHINGKHYRVLVIDDEVVAVSERLPAHVTGDDYHTIKQLIDKENLNPLRGEDHDKPLTKIKVDPVVFMALARQNLTMNYTPKKDEVVYLRENANISTGGIAIDVTDEIHPDNINLAKRLAKIIGLDIAGIDIVIEDIRKPMTTETGAIIEVNAAPGIRMHLHPSFGKPIPVGEKIVDYLFPEGAKHTIPIVSITGTNGKTTTTRLISHTLRKEGINVGMTTTDGIYVNDNLVEKGDTTGPYSASVILDDPTTDIAVLETARGGILKRGLGYDLADVAVVTNLSEDHIGQDGVNNLDDLFFVKSLVVEAVKPGGSLVLNADDPYVIKMAAKNKKAKVIFFSLNANENQVFKRHMAAGGTCLFVKNGRIIIAAGSKNIITLPLEEISITSQGQAHHNVKNVMAAIGANLALNMPLETAKEKICNFDAIKHNPGRCNVFEDNGITVIVDYGHNKDGYLQTFKFAKGLAPQKLFAVLGVPGDRSNEDIVELGNIAAKECDVLILKEDKELRGRERGEVAKLFEKGLKKESFSKDNYRIVLPEDKAIMEAIDMCQKGDALVVFYEDLDLTEKTVKQSLGLKKEENIASIG; from the coding sequence ATGGAAATTTTAGAGTTAAAAGAATTTCCAGGAAGGAATATTTACTGCCATAGGCCAATAGTTCGTATGACATTAGACTTAGGAAGGTATAATGAAGTAGAGAGTAAGGAAATACCTCATTTTAACCGAAGTCTAAAAAAGGTGTTGCCAGAAATAGTTAAGCATGGATGTGGCATTGCAGAAGTTAATGGTTTTGGAATAAGGTTAGAAGAAGGAACCTATTTTGGACATATAATTGAACATATTGCAATAGAGTTGCAAAATTTGATTGGCTATGAAGTTAATTATGGTAAAACAAGACTATTTAAAAAACCTTCTCAATATCATGTAATTGCAGAATGTAAAAACACAAATGTTGGAAGGGAATCATTAAAAATTGCTGTAGAGATGACCCAGACTATGTTGGAAAATGAGGAAACTAACACTGAATTTTGGCTTGAAAAGATGGAAAAAGTCAAAAGCAACTATGGACTAGGGCCTAGTACCGAATCCATAGTTATTGCCGCCCAACAAAGGAGTATCCCTGTCAAAAGATTAGATGAGGATAGTAGCATGCTCCAGTTGGGGTTGGGAAAGTACCTAAAAAGGGTGGAAGCTACCATAACAGGTGAAACCAGTTGTGTGGCTGTAGATATAGCATCTGACAAAACTTTAACTAAAAAGATATTAGAAAAAAGTGGGATACCTGTACCTAGAGGTAAAATTGCATGTAATGAAGATGAAGCTGTCCATATGGCTGAAGAAATAGGCACACCTGTGGTGCTAAAACCATGTGATGGCAATCAAGGAAAAGGGGTAGCTTTAGGGCTTAGCACAGAAACTGAGATAAGAAGCGCTTATAAAGTTGCAGAAAACTATAGCAGTAAGGTTATAGTTGAAAAGCATATTAATGGTAAACACTATAGAGTACTAGTAATAGATGATGAGGTGGTAGCTGTTTCAGAAAGGCTACCAGCTCACGTAACAGGTGATGATTATCACACCATAAAACAACTTATAGATAAAGAAAACCTTAACCCATTGAGGGGAGAGGACCATGATAAACCCTTAACAAAAATAAAAGTTGACCCTGTAGTTTTTATGGCCCTGGCCAGGCAAAATCTAACCATGAACTATACACCTAAAAAAGATGAAGTTGTTTACTTGCGAGAAAATGCTAATATAAGCACAGGTGGAATAGCAATAGATGTAACAGACGAAATCCACCCTGACAACATCAATTTAGCAAAGAGACTGGCTAAAATAATTGGGTTAGACATTGCAGGTATAGACATAGTTATAGAGGACATAAGAAAACCAATGACAACTGAAACTGGGGCTATAATCGAAGTAAATGCTGCTCCAGGTATAAGGATGCACCTTCACCCTAGCTTTGGGAAGCCTATACCAGTAGGTGAAAAAATAGTAGACTACTTATTTCCCGAAGGAGCAAAACATACCATCCCGATTGTTTCTATTACTGGAACTAACGGTAAGACAACAACCACTAGGTTAATTTCACATACTTTGCGTAAAGAAGGTATAAACGTTGGTATGACCACAACTGATGGCATCTATGTTAACGACAACTTAGTGGAGAAAGGAGATACAACAGGTCCATATAGCGCTTCTGTTATACTAGATGATCCAACCACAGATATTGCTGTTCTAGAAACTGCAAGGGGAGGAATATTAAAGCGAGGTCTAGGATATGATTTAGCAGATGTTGCTGTTGTGACTAACCTGTCTGAAGATCATATAGGACAAGATGGTGTTAATAATTTAGATGATCTGTTTTTTGTAAAATCCCTTGTTGTAGAAGCTGTAAAACCAGGGGGAAGTCTAGTTCTAAATGCTGACGACCCTTATGTTATAAAGATGGCTGCAAAAAACAAAAAAGCGAAGGTTATCTTTTTTTCTTTAAATGCTAATGAAAATCAAGTGTTTAAAAGACATATGGCAGCAGGAGGAACATGTCTTTTTGTTAAAAATGGTAGAATAATTATAGCAGCTGGCAGTAAAAATATAATAACCCTTCCTCTGGAAGAGATATCTATAACCTCCCAAGGGCAGGCGCATCATAACGTTAAAAATGTAATGGCTGCTATAGGAGCAAATTTAGCTTTAAATATGCCATTAGAAACAGCTAAAGAAAAGATATGTAACTTTGATGCTATAAAACATAACCCTGGACGCTGCAATGTATTTGAAGATAATGGTATAACAGTGATTGTGGATTATGGTCACAATAAAGATGGTTACCTACAAACCTTTAAATTTGCAAAAGGCCTAGCACCGCAAAAACTTTTTGCAGTGCTAGGTGTTCCAGGTGATAGAAGCAATGAAGATATTGTAGAGTTAGGGAACATTGCTGCTAAGGAATGTGATGTTCTAATCCTTAAAGAAGATAAAGAGCTGAGAGGTAGAGAAAGGGGAGAGGTGGCAAAACTTTTTGAGAAAGGGTTAAAAAAAGAAAGTTTCTCAAAAGACAATTACAGAATTGTGTTGCCGGAAGATAAAGCTATTATGGAAGCAATAGACATGTGTCAAAAGGGTGATGCTTTAGTGGTGTTTTATGAGGATCTAGATCTAACAGAAAAAACAGTGAAACAATCACTAGGCTTAAAAAAAGAAGAAAATATAGCTAGTATAGGATAA
- the ispE gene encoding 4-(cytidine 5'-diphospho)-2-C-methyl-D-erythritol kinase, translating into MNLKSRAKINLTLDVLYKRKDGYHEVKMIMQEIELSDNIVFKECNKIEVNCSHPFVPSGSSNLVYKAVELVKEATGVDAGISIEIEKKIPVAAGLGGGSSNAATTIIGLNKLWDLGLTDQEMENIASKLGADVPFFVKGGTQLATGIGEDLTKLTKAPKLWVVLAKPNLGISTKEVYQNLDANKILCHPKTDRMITAIEKKDIKEICTNVGNVLESVTLHRYSNVRILKSKMSEMGANSSLMSGSGPTVYGLCEGYDKAIQIAKGLGPLSEEIFVTKFV; encoded by the coding sequence ATGAACTTAAAATCGCGAGCGAAAATCAACCTAACTCTAGACGTTTTATATAAAAGAAAAGATGGATACCACGAAGTCAAAATGATAATGCAGGAAATTGAGCTATCTGATAACATAGTGTTTAAAGAATGTAATAAAATCGAAGTTAACTGTTCACATCCTTTTGTTCCAAGTGGGAGTAGTAATTTGGTATATAAGGCTGTGGAATTAGTTAAAGAAGCAACAGGAGTAGATGCAGGAATATCAATAGAAATTGAGAAAAAAATACCAGTTGCTGCTGGTTTAGGTGGTGGCAGTAGTAATGCTGCCACTACAATAATAGGTCTTAACAAGTTATGGGACTTAGGGTTGACAGATCAAGAGATGGAGAACATAGCAAGCAAGTTAGGTGCAGATGTTCCTTTTTTTGTTAAAGGAGGGACTCAGCTGGCCACAGGAATAGGAGAAGATTTAACTAAACTAACAAAAGCACCAAAGCTATGGGTGGTTTTGGCTAAGCCCAACCTTGGTATTTCTACAAAAGAAGTTTATCAAAACTTAGATGCAAATAAAATTCTATGCCATCCTAAAACTGATAGAATGATCACTGCAATAGAAAAAAAAGACATAAAAGAAATCTGTACAAATGTAGGAAATGTGCTAGAATCAGTTACATTGCATAGATATAGTAATGTGAGGATACTGAAAAGCAAAATGTCAGAAATGGGAGCTAACAGTTCCTTGATGTCAGGTAGTGGACCAACTGTATATGGGTTGTGCGAAGGATATGATAAAGCAATTCAAATAGCTAAAGGGTTGGGCCCGCTGTCAGAAGAAATTTTTGTGACTAAATTTGTTTAA
- a CDS encoding NTP transferase domain-containing protein, translating to MQKIRAVILAGDDERGKCLNSNSKIHNKAFIKINDRYMVQYVLDAVCAVEGISDIVVVGPERPLKKLQSSYNFEIVKQQGDIVDNVIASINGWHGEKVLVVTSDIPMITPQAIRDFLLKTHSDEADIYYPIIDKESNEKMFPNAKRTYVKIKEGTYTGGNIALINTECVIKCKKMGKKLVSMRKSPLKLARLLGFKFLIKLMANNLTILELENKLSLLLDSNVKAIQSTYPQLGTDIDKKEDVKIAEKSLTDLKISN from the coding sequence GTGCAGAAAATAAGGGCGGTAATTTTGGCTGGTGATGATGAAAGGGGTAAATGCTTGAATAGCAATTCAAAAATACATAACAAAGCATTTATTAAGATAAATGACAGATATATGGTGCAGTATGTTTTGGATGCTGTTTGTGCAGTAGAAGGGATATCAGATATTGTGGTCGTCGGCCCTGAACGACCGCTAAAAAAACTGCAATCTAGCTATAACTTTGAGATAGTTAAGCAACAGGGAGATATTGTTGATAATGTAATAGCAAGTATAAATGGCTGGCATGGAGAAAAAGTTTTAGTAGTTACTTCTGACATTCCTATGATTACCCCACAAGCAATACGCGACTTTTTATTAAAAACCCACTCAGATGAAGCTGATATTTACTACCCTATTATTGACAAAGAGAGTAATGAGAAGATGTTCCCAAATGCGAAACGCACCTATGTAAAAATTAAAGAAGGTACGTACACAGGTGGAAATATTGCATTAATAAATACAGAGTGTGTAATTAAGTGCAAAAAAATGGGTAAGAAACTTGTGTCTATGAGAAAATCACCATTAAAGTTGGCCAGGCTATTGGGCTTTAAATTTTTAATTAAGCTAATGGCAAACAATCTAACAATTTTAGAGTTAGAGAACAAACTAAGCTTGTTGTTAGATTCCAATGTTAAGGCTATTCAATCTACATACCCTCAGCTAGGAACGGATATAGATAAAAAAGAAGATGTAAAAATAGCAGAAAAAAGTTTAACAGACCTTAAAATTAGCAACTAA
- the purR gene encoding pur operon repressor: MGKYKRSERTVMLSKRLLENPNKIYPLKEFAKDMGVAKSSMSEDIKLISNLFKEKKFGEIETTYGALGGVRYKPYTNQEGSKEILDNLKEVLQDSNRVLPGGYLYYSDVIYNPQIVEKLGLLFATKYKDEKIDYVLTIETKGIPIAMATAKYLDANVVVARRENRVTEGPVTTINYISGSSRRIQAMSLNKRAMQPGKNVLILDDFMKAGGTAKGLSELVKEYNCILQGIGVIIDTEKPRKKLVDEYYYLLKLKNINELKKEISMSTNKVIEDYKP, from the coding sequence ATGGGGAAATATAAGAGAAGTGAAAGAACTGTTATGTTAAGTAAGAGATTATTAGAAAACCCTAATAAAATTTATCCGTTAAAAGAGTTTGCAAAGGATATGGGTGTAGCAAAATCTAGCATGAGTGAAGATATAAAACTAATAAGCAATTTATTTAAAGAGAAAAAGTTTGGGGAAATTGAGACTACCTATGGCGCTTTGGGTGGGGTTAGATATAAACCTTACACTAATCAAGAAGGGTCAAAAGAAATTTTGGATAATCTAAAAGAGGTGTTGCAAGATTCAAATAGGGTTTTACCTGGTGGATATCTATATTATTCAGATGTTATTTACAACCCCCAAATTGTAGAAAAGCTGGGTTTGCTTTTTGCAACTAAGTATAAAGATGAAAAAATAGACTATGTATTGACAATCGAGACAAAAGGCATACCTATAGCTATGGCTACAGCAAAATATTTAGATGCCAACGTGGTAGTAGCTAGGAGGGAAAATAGAGTTACTGAGGGGCCTGTAACAACTATAAATTATATTTCTGGATCTAGTAGAAGAATACAGGCAATGTCTTTGAATAAAAGGGCAATGCAACCAGGCAAAAATGTATTAATTTTAGATGACTTTATGAAAGCTGGTGGTACAGCAAAAGGACTATCAGAGCTTGTTAAGGAGTATAATTGTATTTTACAGGGAATCGGAGTTATTATAGATACCGAAAAACCCAGAAAAAAGCTAGTTGATGAATATTATTATCTATTAAAACTAAAAAATATAAATGAACTTAAAAAAGAGATCTCAATGTCAACTAATAAAGTTATCGAGGATTATAAACCTTAA
- the ilvA gene encoding threonine ammonia-lyase, protein MELGLSHIKKARNDIVQIIKKTGLEQSNTLSELCETSIYLKTENLQKTGSFKIRGAANKIYNLKEKGGLSGVVAASAGNHAQGVAYASSKYGMPSVIVMPEGAPIVKATATRQYGAEVIIKGKNYDQCYEIAKDICKKDKKEYVHAFDDPYVIAGQGTVGLELLEQLPSLDNIIIPMGGGGLIAGVLLAVKELKPKVRVIGVQIQGSSPIYNKMKKIKSDDKQIKSMADGIMVNKPGQLPMAIIDKYLDDAITVTEEEITRGTLFGLERCKLVIEGAAATTLSALLYNKISNLKGKTVAVLTGGNIDINVISSIIQRGLVEANRVAFLEVVLADVPGELNKLLLNFAQSKANVIKISHNRLSSDVPLNHAKVNVCIETRSKTHLQEIVQTLKKEPFYVKFKNNI, encoded by the coding sequence TTGGAATTAGGACTGAGTCACATTAAAAAAGCCCGTAATGATATTGTGCAGATCATTAAAAAAACAGGCTTGGAACAATCTAACACACTATCGGAGTTATGTGAAACCTCTATATATCTGAAAACTGAAAACTTACAAAAAACAGGGTCGTTTAAAATAAGGGGTGCAGCTAATAAGATTTATAATTTAAAGGAGAAAGGTGGCCTAAGTGGCGTTGTGGCAGCATCGGCAGGGAATCATGCTCAAGGCGTAGCCTATGCTTCTTCTAAATATGGGATGCCTTCTGTGATAGTGATGCCTGAAGGGGCGCCGATAGTTAAAGCAACGGCAACTAGGCAATATGGTGCTGAAGTCATAATAAAGGGGAAGAACTATGATCAATGTTATGAAATTGCTAAAGATATTTGTAAAAAAGACAAAAAAGAGTATGTACACGCATTTGATGATCCATATGTTATAGCTGGTCAAGGTACCGTTGGTTTGGAGCTATTAGAACAATTACCCTCTTTGGATAATATAATTATTCCAATGGGGGGTGGGGGGTTAATTGCCGGAGTACTTTTAGCTGTAAAAGAATTAAAGCCAAAAGTAAGGGTAATTGGTGTGCAAATACAAGGCTCTTCTCCTATTTACAATAAAATGAAGAAAATTAAGTCAGATGACAAGCAAATTAAATCAATGGCAGATGGAATAATGGTAAATAAACCAGGGCAATTACCCATGGCTATAATAGATAAATATTTAGATGATGCCATAACTGTAACAGAAGAAGAAATAACAAGGGGAACTTTATTTGGGTTAGAGCGTTGTAAATTAGTAATAGAAGGAGCTGCAGCAACCACATTATCAGCCCTTTTGTACAATAAAATATCTAATTTAAAGGGTAAAACAGTTGCAGTTTTGACAGGAGGTAATATAGATATCAACGTTATTTCTTCCATCATTCAGAGGGGGCTAGTAGAAGCTAACAGGGTAGCCTTTTTAGAAGTAGTATTAGCGGATGTTCCAGGAGAGTTGAACAAACTACTTTTAAATTTTGCACAAAGTAAAGCTAACGTTATAAAAATTTCTCACAATAGACTTTCAAGTGATGTTCCATTAAACCATGCTAAAGTAAACGTGTGTATAGAGACAAGAAGCAAAACCCACCTACAAGAAATTGTTCAAACGCTAAAAAAAGAGCCTTTTTATGTAAAATTCAAAAATAATATTTAA